A region from the Serinibacter arcticus genome encodes:
- a CDS encoding TrmH family RNA methyltransferase has protein sequence MGPVEDERETRDGGGVDDGREIGVGPWPGGEAAWPDDPRYDPELLAQGDRRNVVDAYRYWRLEAIVADLDTRRSPLHVAIENLAHDLNIGSIVRTANAYNVAGVHVVGRRRWNRRGAMVTDRYLHVHHHPDAAAFAAWAREAGVAVVGIDNVPGSTAIETAGLPRAAVLVFGSEGPGLSPELLAACAQLRHITQHGSTRSINAGAAAAVAMYAWASEHLPPPAP, from the coding sequence ATGGGGCCCGTGGAGGACGAGCGGGAGACGCGCGACGGCGGGGGCGTCGACGACGGGCGCGAGATCGGTGTCGGCCCGTGGCCCGGGGGCGAGGCGGCCTGGCCCGACGACCCGCGGTACGACCCCGAGCTGCTGGCGCAGGGCGACCGGCGCAACGTCGTGGACGCCTACCGCTACTGGCGGCTGGAGGCGATCGTCGCCGACCTCGACACCCGGCGCAGCCCGCTGCACGTGGCGATCGAGAACCTCGCCCACGACCTCAACATCGGGTCGATCGTGCGCACCGCGAACGCCTACAACGTGGCGGGCGTCCACGTCGTCGGGCGACGGCGGTGGAACCGTCGCGGGGCGATGGTCACCGACCGCTACCTGCACGTGCACCACCACCCCGACGCCGCGGCCTTCGCGGCCTGGGCGCGCGAGGCGGGGGTCGCCGTCGTCGGCATCGACAACGTGCCGGGGTCGACGGCGATCGAGACCGCCGGCCTGCCGCGCGCCGCGGTGCTGGTGTTCGGCTCCGAGGGCCCGGGTCTGAGCCCGGAGCTGCTGGCGGCGTGCGCGCAGCTCAGGCACATCACGCAGCACGGCTCGACCCGGTCGATCAACGCGGGGGCCGCGGCCGCCGTCGCCATGTACGCCTGGGCGAGCGAGCACCTGCCGCCGCCCGCCCCCTGA